Proteins encoded together in one Orrella marina window:
- a CDS encoding DODA-type extradiol aromatic ring-opening family dioxygenase, which yields MTERPYIMTNATSQPASAQQSQTLAQVRQPQQAHRQPVLFIPHGAGPCFFMDWEPAHMWDGMSQYLRNIAEQLPQRPTAIVMVSAHWMAPQFHVTSHANPDLVFDYYGFPPHTYELTYPAVGQPALAQHLVQLINGAGLAAEVDGDRGFDHGMFIPLKLMFPDADIPVVQLSLRNDLDPAAHVAVGQAIADLRDEGVLIVGSGMSFHNMRGYGDSRFTPLSEIFDDWLTEAVEADAETRNDHLTSWAKAPHAYACHPAGKEEHLIPLMVAAGAARSDVGRKVYSEQVLKTRLSGFQFG from the coding sequence ATGACCGAGAGGCCCTACATCATGACCAATGCGACAAGTCAGCCTGCGTCGGCACAACAATCGCAGACGCTTGCTCAAGTGCGCCAGCCACAACAAGCACATCGTCAACCTGTTCTGTTTATCCCACACGGAGCGGGTCCCTGTTTCTTTATGGACTGGGAGCCGGCCCATATGTGGGACGGAATGAGTCAATATCTCAGGAACATCGCTGAGCAGTTGCCACAGCGTCCAACCGCTATTGTGATGGTGTCTGCACACTGGATGGCACCGCAGTTCCATGTCACCAGTCATGCGAACCCTGATCTTGTTTTTGATTACTACGGATTTCCGCCACACACTTATGAGTTGACCTATCCAGCTGTCGGGCAGCCCGCGCTGGCTCAGCATCTCGTGCAGTTAATCAATGGTGCAGGGCTGGCAGCCGAGGTGGATGGCGACCGGGGATTCGACCACGGAATGTTCATCCCGCTCAAGCTCATGTTTCCAGATGCGGATATCCCGGTGGTGCAGTTGTCTTTGCGCAATGATCTTGACCCCGCCGCGCATGTGGCTGTGGGACAAGCGATCGCGGACCTGCGCGACGAGGGCGTACTCATCGTAGGCAGTGGTATGAGTTTTCATAATATGCGTGGCTATGGTGATTCGCGTTTCACGCCATTGTCTGAGATCTTTGATGATTGGTTAACCGAGGCTGTCGAGGCGGATGCCGAAACACGCAATGACCATCTGACATCCTGGGCAAAGGCGCCGCATGCCTACGCGTGTCACCCGGCGGGTAAGGAAGAACACCTGATTCCGCTTATGGTTGCAGCTGGTGCGGCCAGGAGTGATGTAGGTCGTAAAGTCTATTCTGAGCAGGTACTCAAAACCCGGCTTTCAGGGTTTCAGTTCGGCTGA